From a region of the Rhinolophus sinicus isolate RSC01 linkage group LG04, ASM3656204v1, whole genome shotgun sequence genome:
- the SLC27A4 gene encoding long-chain fatty acid transport protein 4, with translation MLLGASLLGVLLFSKLVLKLPWTQVGFSLLLLYLGSGGWRFIRIFIKTIRRDVFGGMVLLKVKVKVQRYLRQRRTVPILFASTVQRHPDKTALIFEGTDTHWTFRQLDDYSNSVANFLQARGLASGDVAALFMENRNEFVGLWLGMAKLGVEAALINTNLRRDALRHCLTTSRARALIFGSEMTPAVFEIHASLDPSLSLFCSGPWEPSSVPASTEHLDPLLEDAPKHLPSRPDKGFTDKLFYIYTSGTTGLPKAAIVVHSRYYRMASLVYYGFRMRPSDIIYDCLPLYHSAGNIVGIGQCLLHGMTVVIRKKFSASRFWDDCIKYNCTIVQYIGELCRYLLNQPPREAETRHQVRMALGNGLRQSIWTEFSSRFNIPQVAEFYGATECNCSLGNFDGQVGACGFNSRILSSVYPIRLVRVNEDTMELIRGPNGVCLPCQPGEPGQLVGRIIQQDPLRRFDGYLNQGANNKKIAKDVFKQGDQAYLTGDVLVMDELGYLYFRDRTGDTFRWKGENVSTTEVEGILSRLLDMADVAVYGVAVPGTEGRAGMAAVANPAGSCDLEHFAQLLEKELPLYARPIFLRLLPELHKTGTFKFQKTELRKEGFDPAVVKDPLFYLDSRKGRYVRLDQEAYTRIQAGEEKL, from the exons ATGCTGCTCGGAGCATCTCTCCTGGGAGTGTTGCTGTTCTCCAAGCTGGTGCTGAAACTACCCTGGACCCAAGTGGGGTTTTCCTTGCTGCTCCTCTATCTGGGGTCTGGCGGCTGGCGCTTCATCCGGATCTTCATCAAGACCATCAGGCGTGATGTCTT CGGCGGCATGGTGCTCCTGAAGGTGAAAGTAAAGGTCCAGCGGTACTTGCGGCAACGACGGACAGTGCCCATTTTGTTTGCCTCTACGGTACAGCGCCACCCCGACAAGACAGCCCTGATCTTTGAGGGCACAGACACCCACTGGACCTTCCGTCAGCTGGATGACTACTCAAACAGCGTGGCCAACTTCCTGCAGGCCCGGGGGCTGGCCTCCGGTGACGTGGCTGCCCTCTTCATGGAGAACCGCAATGAGTTTGTGGGCCTGTGGCTGGGCATGGCCAAGCTGGGTGTGGAGGCGGCGCTCATCAACACCAATCTCCGGCGGGATGCCCTGCGCCACTGCCTGACCACCTCCCGGGCCCGGGCTCTCATCTTTGGCAGCGAGATGACCCCAG CTGTCTTTGAGATCCATGCCAGCCTGGACCCCTCGCTCAGCCTCTTCTGCTCCGGTCCCTGGGAGCCCAGCTCAGTGCCCGCCAGCACAGAGCACCTGGACCCCCTGCTGGAAGATGCCCCCAAGCACCTGCCCAGTCGCCCTGACAAGGGCTTCACAG ATAAGCTCTTCTACATCTATACATCGGGCACCACGGGACTGCCCAAAGCCGCCATTGTGGTACACAGCAG GTATTACCGTATGGCTTCCCTGGTGTACTATGGGTTTCGCATGCGGCCCAGTGACATTATCTATGACTGCCTCCCGCTCTACCACTCAGCAG GAAACATCGTGGGAATCGGGCAGTGTCTGCTCCACGGCATGACCGTGGTAATCCGGAAGAAGTTCTCAGCTTCCCGGTTTTGGGACGATTGTATCAAGTACAACTGCACA ATTGTACAGTACATTGGCGAACTGTGCCGCTACCTCCTGAACCAGCCGCCGCGGGAGGCAGAGACCCGGCACCAGGTGCGCATGGCCCTCGGCAACGGCCTCCGGCAGTCCATCTGGACCGAGTTCTCCAGCCGGTTCAACATCCCCCAGGTGGCTGAGTTCTACGGGGCCACTGAGTGCAACTGCAGCCTGGGCAACTTCGACGGCCAG GTGGGGGCCTGTGGCTTCAACAGCCGCATCCTGTCCTCCGTGTACCCCATCCGGCTGGTACGTGTGAACGAGGACACCATGGAGCTGATCCGGGGGCCCAATGGCGTCTGCCTGCCTTGCCAGCCAG GCGAGCCGGGCCAGCTGGTGGGCCGTATCATCCAGCAGGACCCCCTGAGGCGCTTTGATGGCTACCTCAACCAGGGCGCCAACAATAAGAAGATCGCCAAAGATGTCTTCAAACAAGGGGACCAGGCCTACCTCACCG GCGATGTGCTGGTGATGGACGAGCTGGGCTACCTGTACTTCCGAGACCGCACAGGGGACACATTCCGCTGGAAAGGCGAGAACGTGTCCACCACGGAGGTGGAGGGCATACTCAGCCGCCTGCTGGACATGGCTGATGTGGCAGTGTATGGCGTAGCAGTGCCAG GAACTGAAGGCCGGGCCGGAATGGCCGCTGTGGCCAACCCCGCTGGCAGCTGTGACCTGGAGCACTTTGCACAGCTCCTGGAGAAGGAGCTGCCACTATACGCCCGCCCCATCTTCCTGCGCCTCCTGCCTGAGCTGCACAAAACAG GTACCTTCAAGTTTCAGAAGACAGAGCTGCGGAAGGAGGGCTTTGACCCTGCCGTCGTGAAAGACCCACTGTTCTACCTGGACTCCCGGAAGGGCCGCTACGTCCGGCTAGACCAAGAGGCCTATACCCGCATCCAGGCCGGCGAGGAGAAGCTGTGA